The following are encoded together in the Pseudomonas maumuensis genome:
- a CDS encoding transposase, with protein sequence MITGAQLIAPEGYLSLSKGITYYFLLNDPAHNRARLVEFNHQGRQIKPSLVTMTTFEFEEGLEAGLIEEVRSVDIYPPWLEPIKGVEVSHLENCRRSDKETYDQKVNRRFLKIADLVSRMPEILASDDPDAIINADAKAQSPKQNPARLRLWFYTYITFGRNKWTLMPRFHDIGGWDRDAPCYKRKMGRPSSKGKYSGYRCDPAMREKIIAGYVKFKSSFKTKEKVYRNILTEVFGCIATEKGSSVEFRHPKGNPYPSLSQVSYWVKKTYDERTRSIGVRGEHKTRARLADEGSFSEKLLNVNQRIEFDGYNISQKLTGLTEGSAVDSFCVVRAVCVLSGAIVGIGFSEGKENLAAYRMCLFSMAQNKVRFCKLFGVDIQPEDWPCEGLSGGIVFDRGPGAAWDVEPEIHWLGTFEMTPTFSGQSKASVESSHPRDKKTLDQPTSAKSGLNFVEMCKREIFQVVEDNKVSDASGRMEERMYAAGVVPSPLGVWNYWSSRGRDSSIGMLFDDAVKNFLLKLPGKIRQDAVYLYGRKYRSADLVATGVFDRVAKSGVIPIEVYVLTMCMRYIWIEVSGVLYQLGMVRTQRTLDGDIDISLWDLEHLDKLRRESIGAHRDARPATVQHTRDRLKKQTGKDWDEEERIVGRFAKNEAHRRDTDDYERLQGKRK encoded by the coding sequence GTGATTACCGGTGCACAGTTGATTGCACCTGAGGGCTATCTCAGTCTCTCAAAGGGCATCACTTATTATTTCCTCTTGAATGATCCTGCTCATAATCGAGCAAGACTAGTTGAATTCAACCATCAGGGCCGACAAATCAAACCTTCCTTAGTCACTATGACGACTTTCGAATTTGAAGAGGGTCTTGAGGCTGGCTTGATCGAAGAGGTGCGCTCTGTAGATATCTATCCGCCTTGGCTAGAACCCATCAAAGGTGTAGAGGTATCCCACCTTGAAAATTGCCGAAGATCAGATAAAGAAACCTATGACCAAAAGGTTAATCGTCGATTTCTAAAAATCGCTGACCTTGTCTCTCGTATGCCGGAAATTCTGGCTAGCGATGACCCTGACGCCATAATCAATGCAGATGCCAAAGCGCAGTCACCCAAACAAAATCCAGCTCGTTTGCGTCTGTGGTTTTACACCTACATCACGTTTGGTCGAAATAAGTGGACGCTGATGCCAAGGTTTCACGACATAGGAGGTTGGGATAGAGACGCGCCTTGTTACAAACGAAAGATGGGACGTCCATCCTCGAAAGGAAAATATTCAGGTTATCGATGTGATCCGGCGATGCGCGAGAAAATCATAGCTGGCTATGTCAAGTTCAAATCTTCCTTCAAGACAAAGGAAAAGGTCTATCGCAATATTCTCACGGAAGTATTTGGTTGTATCGCTACAGAGAAAGGCAGTTCAGTCGAATTTCGACACCCCAAAGGAAATCCTTATCCGTCATTATCGCAGGTGAGCTATTGGGTAAAAAAAACATATGACGAAAGGACTCGCTCAATAGGGGTAAGAGGCGAGCACAAGACGCGAGCTCGATTAGCAGATGAAGGAAGCTTTTCCGAGAAATTGCTCAATGTGAATCAGAGGATTGAATTCGATGGATACAATATTTCACAAAAGCTTACCGGCCTCACTGAGGGCAGCGCGGTTGATAGCTTTTGTGTAGTCCGTGCGGTATGCGTTTTATCAGGAGCCATCGTTGGCATTGGATTTTCCGAAGGTAAAGAAAACTTGGCTGCATACCGGATGTGCCTTTTCTCTATGGCACAAAATAAGGTCAGATTCTGTAAATTGTTCGGGGTCGACATCCAGCCGGAAGACTGGCCATGCGAGGGGCTTTCTGGAGGAATTGTATTTGACCGCGGCCCTGGAGCTGCCTGGGACGTTGAGCCTGAAATCCATTGGCTCGGCACCTTTGAGATGACTCCGACCTTTTCCGGTCAGTCCAAGGCCTCGGTCGAGTCTTCGCATCCCCGAGACAAGAAAACACTCGATCAGCCAACATCCGCCAAGAGCGGTTTGAATTTTGTGGAGATGTGCAAGCGGGAAATATTCCAAGTCGTTGAGGACAACAAGGTTTCCGACGCAAGTGGGCGCATGGAAGAAAGAATGTATGCAGCAGGGGTCGTGCCTTCGCCGCTCGGTGTGTGGAACTACTGGAGTAGCCGAGGTCGAGATTCATCGATAGGCATGTTGTTTGACGACGCTGTAAAGAATTTCTTATTGAAACTCCCTGGTAAAATTCGACAGGACGCCGTTTACCTATACGGAAGAAAATATAGATCGGCTGACCTGGTGGCGACCGGCGTGTTTGATCGTGTGGCTAAATCGGGTGTTATCCCTATCGAAGTTTATGTGCTTACGATGTGCATGCGCTATATTTGGATCGAGGTTTCCGGAGTACTTTATCAGCTTGGGATGGTACGAACTCAACGCACCCTTGATGGTGATATTGATATATCACTTTGGGATTTGGAACACCTAGATAAGCTTCGGCGCGAAAGCATAGGGGCTCACCGTGATGCGCGACCGGCTACCGTGCAGCACACGCGTGATCGGTTAAAAAAACAAACTGGTAAAGATTGGGATGAGGAAGAACGGATAGTAGGACGATTCGCAAAGAACGAAGCGCATAGGCGCGACACCGACGACTACGAACGACTTCAAGGGAAGCGAAAATGA